tttgcgcacattgacattttttaatttgcgccaaattgattcgaaaggttaggtctgataaatttagatgataaaattaaacttgtttaaccaaacgcagcaattcaatgaacacaagctacaatatagataaatgtgtGTATAGACACATGTTGAGATCATGAGTATCATCATTTAATCACACTTCTGGTACCCgaacatttactttcatatatggaaccgatgccataaagaaaaaacaggctttaacttataaaaattttgataaaaaaggggatgctttattgtagggaagatatcacaaggttgcagttcaacagaagtgttgcatgacaatactcagttaaaaaagatttgtgcatatgcaaatgtgctttttatgtcaaactgttacaatcttattttataaagtgctacttcaagtgtgatgtacacttgcaataaacttatcctgctttcaatccccctcctcctccccgtcacgtgtgagcaagtggcaggtggcaaaaggccagaaggaatatttttgttattatataaataaattctatacatcttatatgcctcatgacttgtgtttacctgttaatttgtgcaaatgaagaaaataaatttggcgcaaagaaataaaaaaaaaataggcgctaattaagtgcagatttgcgcaaatggaaaaagccgaagcaaatataatcttttcttgtatcaagatttcaagattttattcataacctcagacacatacttgtgtacaagaggacaataatatatacaaccatattaagataatacatagcgagacaggacaaacgaaacacaaatacatagtatattttaaaagacaattggtataattagattaagtattttatgattttcttcacgaaaattgataatttcctttgaacttttacgttacatatagacaacaagccagtgaatttcttcttgcttggattcattacatagtaatttggtacaaactttgatctaagagcagaaacatcagcatttttacaggtaaacaatatatgaaactcatcccctattccctcattacataatgtacatattctattttccctcgcgatccccgcccatctatccgtctcaataggtaacttcaaattcgagcatcgaagtttagatatgtaatatctgtccttgggtaataatcgcaatagatacggttccaaaccaaactcgagtttgaataaagaatagaattcacCCCTATCAGATTAAAttggtgttttctttctttttttcgttcagtttcatctagtccatttgttcatttgactctgtttccatcacgactaggatgcattttaatttataatgtaaagtcgttcaggtttttgttttattatataaaaaaagaagatatggcatgattgccaatgagacaactctctaaaagagacaaagtgacaccggaattaactatcaaaaaaaacctttaacagaTTACGGTACGCTGACGGTACAGatgtctgtaaattcagaaattaatgcgaggtttttattattgcgacaaTAATTAAGACTCGCATTTTGAAGTATTGCGTTTGAATTAATCAGGATTTTTTGTTAATCGATGTAATCTAAATCTCATcgcattaaatatttaacaattgcacgcaacaaatttaaagtttatttgaaaaggtataattcctctatacaaatggcaaaatctttcataaaatatccagtaagttggataaacgtttaccaaatcatcccaatacagtttgatttatatattcactttgctattccgttcttgcacagtgatatagttcattttgcgtcatcccatattctagcaaagggagattatctcagcatcaccgttacattagtaatagctctcgtacataaaatagttaactcgaactgtatgatcctgtgtgaatctgatctttatattaaaagtgcataaatggttcacatatgggtcttatttaaacattaaacagtatcaaaacaattagtgcattataatataaccaaataggcatgcaaaaaagaatcaataggcaaaatatgcttgtctaccgtctaattctaattgctattatttactgtattgtacatagctcaattccattccattccattcaattttatttattttttaattttcagaagaaaacagtatttctaacaattaaattgaattaatttgatatgacgttgacacacggtaatcactctcatgtttttatttacatcgctgtcaatcatccggtaaagatgaatattcattactaccctcggtagttaacgtccctcgatggttaactttaagtgcctaccgTTATATCCACTTCCCTGGTTTGTTTTTGCTACATCAAATACCAGTCGACGACCAACTCCCGGGTTTCTTAATAGTTTTGACATGAAGGCGTAAAATGCAATTACTGTCGATTCGGGAGTTTCTTTACAGTTTTTACTTCGGTAATTTACAGTGACATCATACCGACCTACAATTAATTCAAAATTGCGTCATTTAGATTTATTAAATTCAGACACATGCGTTAAgaaaacaatgtttttatttcttttatgagTGAATCCCTTTTGTCTATTAAGACTTTCATGTAATAACAAATGCAAATATCTATAGTTAAATTAAGAATAGAAacgaggaatatgtcaaagagacaacaacccgaccaaagaacagaaaacagcaccAATGTCCACCAATGTGTCATAAACACAACGGGAAAATCCCGTACCTGGAATCAGGCTTCAGCTGGGCCCCTAAACAACACGAAGCTACTTAAAGGTCaaagttatattttgtattttcattctGAACTGTTGTTGTACTCAAGTGATATTAATAATTGCAGTTGGATACTCAAAAAATGATCAAGATGCATATAGCGAAGGTTATATTGTATTTTCGGTTAAGTACATgtaagtaccgattatcaggttttCTGTATATTGATAATGCAATATCACAGCTGCGAGTCACAATTAGTGATTGTGTCGAGTCAGTAAAGCGAAATTGTCCAAAAAGGCGTTGAGATTTTTTGTCGAGCatctgaaattttacaaaatcaatatgATGAAAATCAGATAACCGATCTATTGGATTGTTTttgactgtttgtttttcaatcaAAAATACAATGCTTTTTTGCAATTATATTTGAATGTAAACGGTTAGCCAGCGCACATTTTGTATAAAACGCGACAGGGTCTTATTTTAAAAGGTGCGTTAATATTTCAAACTTTTACAaccatataaaattacaaaacaaatctatttttttaattacttttatatGCTACAACCATTATATTTTGAATTACTTTAGAAATCATTTGAGATTAGCAGATTGATAGTAGTAAAGAGAAATCCTATTCGGATCACTGAATTACAACAACAATACTAAGTACTCATTTTATCtacctacatgtacataaaaataaAGGGATGCGGTAGGATTGCCAGTGAAACAACTATCCCCCAGAGTTCAAATGGAGTTGATGAAAGTAATAATAGGCAGCTATACGACCTTCAACAGTGAGAAAAATCCATACGGTATAGTCGACTATAAAAGACCCTggcatacaaatgtatataacaattCAATGGAGGGAAGCAGCGGCATAATGCACAACacaacaatgaatgaaaaacaaatatgatagacagGACCCAACGACAACGACGGAACTACATGCTCTAGACATGGGACAACACAAGAAATGGGCAGGTTTAATCCTCATCTGACCTTGAACAGTGGAGccacagcacaacataagaacaaactgttaaAACAGTAGAAATTTGCGTAACTCAAAAGATCGGTATGAGGGACCCAAACAAATCAATCTAAAATCAATAGAAACAAAGCACCGAATAAGAGTAGTTTATGCCAAATAAGAGTACTGTCTGGCAGGtattgaaagctagttcaaagccaattacaactaataaataatGTATATAGCTAGTTtttaaagctgaaatcatccctaaTAATGCTACAAATTTGAATGTCACACTCtcgttcattttatttgttttgatttcgTCTTAAATAATTTCGATCAGAAAAGTTTTTGTTTTCCAATTTATTCCGTGTTGTCTTTTTTAGCTTATACCAAGTGTATTCTGTTTTGAATAAGTATCTTTAGTTTTTATCTAGACTAGAACTACTTACCGTCTGCTGTTCGACAAGAACTCGTCGCGACTGCAAAAGTCACCATATGAAGGACCACAATCCAAGAAACCAACATGCTTGTTAGAGATATAACGACTGACAAATTTTAGCGTGATCTTTTATGGAACAGCTttttatatgactttttttttgtatgattctTAAAATGATAATGTGTGTTTTGCGTGTTGATTCTATGCAATTTGATACtgagaaaaatatagaaaatctatTTTCGGTTTAGTCTAGTACAAGCTGTGTAAAGTATATAGCATTGACATGATATTTGCCTCTTGACTTGAAACTGTCATCACTTAATCAAATCTAGAGTGCCAAAAAGTATGCTTTATATGTATTTATCGTTATACAAACAAGTGTACTAAGATTCAaattgataggacttcaacttaagcataaactacattgaccaaaaactttaacctgaagcgggacagacggatggacggacgaacgaacgaacacgcagaccgaaaaaaaaaaacattatgcccctctactatcgtagttggggcaaacaaaaaataaaaacaacaccaaaatacaCATTAATGTACTCAGATTAAGCACACAGCAAATACTACAGAGATTTGCATTTCAGTTATAGGCGATTATTCCaggaaaatatttaagttttcatATTATACTATTtctacaaatacaaatatgtgCTGTTGAATGTATTACAGACTTCAAATTTCAATTCTCCTAAAGAGTGACTGGAAAATAGAAAAATGGGCAGTTTGATTTTCTTTCGACTGTCAGTGAAACCCTTaaggtttaaacatatttgtttacacAGCCACGTCTAGTCAGAATGGGGACTTTAAATCTAATGCCTTGCACGCTCTCTGCATTTCATTAACCAATGCAATATCTATATTCGGGGTCCGTAGGTGTCGTTTTGCACGGTAAAATGTCAGTCCCTTTAAaaaatataccctcatttttcagtggcagtccaaatttcccggACCTTCATGCGGACAAAATTTACTGTATTTATTGTATATTGCTCTCATTTTGAACATGCCTGACCAATTAGGCTTTGGACGTTAAGTAACCAACGATCAATCTATTCTGTTATCTCGTTCCTCAATTTACATAGTTCGTTAAATTTTATTCTCAATATGTTTATTTGTTCCTGATCTAGGAGTGTTATTCATCTCTAAACCGTATAAAAACTTCAAATATCGTTATCATCGTTACATGTACCTATTCCCTTTCTAACACGTTATCTCAAACTGAACTGCAAGGTCATCACAGAACTGAAGATATTTCAGGACAAACGTCATCTTGGACACAATTTGTgtctaaccacagagtgagttacaTTTCTAAGTTTGTATTTGATGCCTTTTAACCGTTCATCACATATTTGAACTCTTTATCTGTGATATACTGGAAATTTCACCTTCGTAATTGCAGCTTTATTTTGCGTTCAACGGACtgtgatattattatttttttacgttTCATACATTATAACATTAAttcaacacattgtaaaattcttttttgtattttcagctttttaccatttgttagattggttCTTGATTAAAGTTACTGCACCTGGTAATTTTTTCCGTTTGTGCTTAATCGCCGGTATTCTTAATGGTCAGAccattacagtaaaaagtctaCGACTTGCCGGGTGTGTCTCACATATTACGCCACTCCACGTCAGTTCTAAGTCTACAGCCTTCCTGTTGTGCCCTGCAATAAAACGTCATTCCTCGGCGTGCagtaaattgacgacaacctgtctatacatatccagacaaggaacgacaacgtagcaacgtTGTTAGCTGTTACATCGGCAGTACGCAACACAGTTTGTGTGTACCAGACAGCAAACCACTTACGTTGGCAACAGCTTACTATCCGTAAGTTGATTAGGAAACATGGACTATGATCACGCAGAACGCCAAGATGACCCTTAGACGAAACAGAGCTCAAAACAGAAGCGGAGCTGCAAATAGATGGTGGAGAGCCTAGCGAAAATCCGTCGAATGTAGATGAAAATCCCGCGACTAGTCGAGTACGTGACCTCACGGAAAAAAAAGCCAGTGAACATTCACAGAAAAACGTGACAGGTTCTGTCAGGAACTAAAGACCCTCTGGTTAGATATAGAATCCTAGTTATTAGAAGTCACCACGCCTCCTAACGAGCTCCAGCAACTCTCAACAGCCCAGGACAAAGTTGTAAAAGCCTGTACTaattatcgtaggctcacagatgAATACCAGAACTTTCTGAAAAGGACCAGAACATTGGTCAGACTAAAGGACATTGACGCATGTACTCTCTCATTGGATATATTTGCTGTCCAAAGTGGACCTAGCTATGGAAACCTTATACGAACATCGCCTTGCCATGACACAGGCTAAATCCACAAAAAACGGAGATATCTAAGGGGGAAGAAAGCCACCCATAGCGGAAGCTCAAATGTCGCCGACATGTCAAGCCTAGCACAGAGGACGCGTGCCATAGCAGAAGCTGCTAAATCTAAAATAGTCTTGGCCGAAAAACAGGCCTTTACCCTTAAACAGGAGGCCGTATTAGAGGACCAGGCTCTGTTTAGACAAACTCAAATGAAAGCCAAAATGGAGCAACAAGCCATTCAAACAGAACAAAAAGCCTTACGTAAAAAAGTGCAAACGGAACAAGAAGCCTTACGTAAACAACTTCAAATGGAAGAATAGGCTGCATAATGAAAAGTTCAACTAGAACAATAGGTCATATACGCACAAGAAAAGCTCAACTAGAACAAGAGGCTGCATATGTAATTCAGGAAAGGGCTGAACTAAAGACCAATTTGAATCTTTTCGAAGAACAGAGAGAAGCTACAGACGCAGAAGCCGATGCTTGTGTCCTAGAGGAAAGCCAAGCATTAGACGATCTTCCTGACGAGACGGGCGACCCGCTCCAAAGTTTGCAAGCTTTCGTCAATAAACATCCTGAAATATCTGCCGTACAGGAAGTGACAGTCCTTCAATAGAAAAACGCAAACTCCGGTTAAGGTTGAGCTTAGTCATGAAGCCCCAGAgttcgtgccatccgtggcaTTTAACTTGCCTTTACAAACATCTGATTTCTTGCTTAcagattttgattttaaacatatttaactcattaagatatgaaaaggattgagcaacaggcacatcCTATAAAAGCTTTCTCCATATTACATGCtcaaggtataattcaattataacaacTGTATTTGAAATAATGCAATATAGTGTAACATGCATACTACTTATGAGCACACACGAGgaaatatatgtttacagtgttacttactaaatgcaaaatatatttagGTATATAGGCAATCACTCATCATGTATTAAAGaaccttgaaacatgcaaatatcctttataagtcattagaaaaatatatatatggcttgaaagagacactaagcGTGCTTAGTGGATAAAATGAATTAATGTTTAAGTGgaggagaaaaaaataaaaaaaataaaaaaactaaatgaaacaaaaaataagtaagtttcaaacaaaacgttgagtgtcactgatatatttatgaacagatttaaaaatagcaatattcatatcatatgaaaataatctgtttccaaaaagtaataattcaatatttatatcaacattatcTGCAATGGAGTTGATGGAATCAAGAAGGATATGCCTTGCTTACATCATTGTACTTAGggcaaatgaaaaagaaatgtttgttatCCTCAACAGGGTGATTACAGTCTGCACAACAAGTGTTCTCGGATACGAACTGATTAAACAGATGACATTTTAGTTTGCTAACATTATTTCTGAGTTGAAAATGACTTATATTAAGTTTCCTTATCCCATAgttgaaaggtttaaatatatcatcagtcctataaaacttttccagtccacttctaaatatacccaaacttaTGGATTTTTGTAAACTCCAAGGTAGACTATTCCAAAGTCTTATAGTGGAAGgaatgaaactattaaaataagagctagttctagcaagaggcggatgaaaagtgttattttcattcctcaaagtataaggggtttgtctgggaagatatggctggactaactcatataagtatgcaggtgtcatcccatttaatattttgtagaatagtataagcttatgtttattacgtgagagtttctaaacctaattctatataaagtttttgtctggagGAATTACGTCGTAAACCTGTAATAGTACTAGCGGCTTCTACTTGAATATATTCAAGAAGCTCAGACTCGTCCTGGGAGCAATAGCCCCATACAACATCACCATACTCTATTATAGGTAtaataaaagcataataaatacgtataagtgaactcctatctaataaatgtttaacttaACGAAGCACAGATAGGCGAGAGCGTAAATAATACCAATATGTGAGTTCCATGAAGTTGATGACTGAAATGTTATCCCAATATgacagtgaatatttattttctcaaccACTTCcccgtttatcatgtttatcctAAAAAATACAGGTGGGTGTTCCCTTTCTCTTctagtaaatacaatatttttagttttcttagaGTTAAATTGAACAGCCCATGATTTTGCCCAATTTGAGATAACATCCAAGTCATCAGTCAAAGAAGCAGCTGCTTACGATTGCTCATGTGCATCTTCTCAATACAAttatagtccagctggtcatattattactggtgaccttggtattattaccaataaacaactaagagagttgctagccaagggaccaaagtatagaatcccccagcccatcaactggaaaaagaatttcaagttactgatggatgcagttgag
Above is a window of Mytilus galloprovincialis chromosome 7, xbMytGall1.hap1.1, whole genome shotgun sequence DNA encoding:
- the LOC143084253 gene encoding complement C1q-like protein 4, producing MTFYCRAQQEGCRLRTDVEWLVISLTSMLVSWIVVLHMVTFAVATSSCRTADGRYDVTVNYRSKNCKETPESTVIAFYAFMSKLLRNPGVGRRLVFDVAKTNQGSGYNSHTGVFTCPKTGIYVFVWVVRLYSARHSTELMINNSVYGSLYLRNGHTDGTVSGTVVAHASKGDSVYVRIHSTHEGSGYINSNTYGKTTFSGWLLN